The Salvia miltiorrhiza cultivar Shanhuang (shh) chromosome 1, IMPLAD_Smil_shh, whole genome shotgun sequence genome has a window encoding:
- the LOC131005862 gene encoding LOW QUALITY PROTEIN: ABC transporter B family member 20-like (The sequence of the model RefSeq protein was modified relative to this genomic sequence to represent the inferred CDS: deleted 3 bases in 3 codons) yields MMISRGLFGWSPPHIQPLTPVSEVSEPPESPSPYTDMGTGEAEPVEMEEEMDAENEEMEPPPAAVPFSQLFACADQLDWALMFVGSLAAAAHGTALVVYLHYFAKIIQLLRHDYSDELFDRFTELALSIVYIAVGVFVAAWIEVSCWILTGERQTAVIRSKYVQVLLNQDMSFFDTYGNNGDIVSQVLSDVLLIQSALSEKVGNYIHNMATFFSGLIIGFVNCWQIALITLATGPLIVAAGGISNIFLHRLAENIQDAYAEAASIAEQAVSYIRTLYSFTNETLAKYSYATSLQATLRYGILISLVQGLGLGFTYGLAICSCALQLWVGRSLVTHGRAHGGEIITALFSVILSGLGLNQAATNFYSFEQGRIAAYRLFEMITRSSSTVNHDGLTLPSVQGNIEFRNVYFSYLSRPEIPILSGFYLTVPAKKAVALVGRNGSGKSSIIPLMERFYDPTLGEVLLDGENIKNLKLEWLRSQIGLVTQEPALLSLSIKDNIAYGRNASIDQIEEAAKIAHAHTFISSLEKGYDTQVGRASLMMTEEQKIKLSVARAVLSNPSILLLDEVTGGLDFEAERSVQEALDVLMLGRSTIIIARRLSLIKNADYIAVMEEGQLVEMGTHEELMNLDGLYAELLKCEEATKLPRRMPMRTYKESSTFQVEKDSSASRIFQEPSSPRMAKSPSLQRVAGGHMVRPADVSYSSQESPRVLSPPPEEMMENGASMEMTDREPTIERQDSFEMRLPELPKIDVNSGQRQKSASDPESPVSPLLTSDPKNERSHSQTFSRPLSQFDDIPMTMKESKGTSLEEPSLWRLVELSLAEWLYAVLGSTGAAIFGSFNPILAYVIALVVTAYYRKDGHKNHTHEEINRWCLIITGMGIVTVVANFLQHFYFGIMGEKMTERVRRMMFSAMLRNEVGWFDEEENSADNLSMRLANDATFVRAAFSNRLSIFIQDSAAVIVAVLIGMFLQWRLALVALATLPILMVSAIAQKLWLAGFSKGIQEMHRKASLVLEDAVRNIYTVVAFCAGDKVMELYRVQLRKIFKKSFLQGMAIGFAFGFSQFLLFACNALLLWYTALCVKRRYMSLGTALKEYMVFSFATFALVEPFGLAPYILKRRKSLISVFEIIDRTPKIDPDDNSALKPANVYGSIELKNVDFSYPTRPEVLVLSNFSLRVNGGQTIAVVGVSGSGKSTIISLIERFYDPVAGQILLDGRDLKSYNLRWLRNHLGLVQQEPIIFSTTIRENIIYARHNASEAEMKEAARIANAHHFISSLPHGYDTHVGMRGVDLTPGQKQRIAIARVILKNAPILLLDEASSSIESESSRVVQEALDTLIMGNKTTILIAHRAAMMRHVDNIVVLNGGRIVEEGTHDTLMAKNSLYVRLMQPHFGKGMRQHRLI; encoded by the exons CTTGCTTTAAGCATTGTATATATTGCCGTGGGAGTTTTTGTTGCAGCCTGGATAG AGGTGTCATGCTGGATACTTACTGGGGAACGGCAGACTGCTGTGATAAGGTCGAAATATGTTCAAGTTCTACTTAATCAGGACATGAGTTTTTTTGACACCTATGGAAACAATGGAGACATTGTGAGCCAAGTACTGAGTGATGTGCTGCTCATCCAATCCGCTCTCAGTGAAAAA GTGGGGAACTATATTCATAATATGGCTACTTTCTTTAGTGGTCTTATTATTGGATTTGTCAACTGCTGGCAGATTGCCCTAATTACTTTAGCTACTGGGCCACTGATAGTTGCTGCAGGAGGGATTTCAAATATCTTTTTGCATAGACTTGCTGAAAATATCCAAGATGCTTATGCTGAGGCGGCAAGCATTGCGGAGCAG GCGGTCTCTTATATCAGAACCTTGTACTCATTTACCAATGAAACCTTGGCAAAATATTCATATGCAACTTCACTTCAAGCTACTCTTAGATATGGAATATTGATAAGTCTTGTTCAAGGGCTTGGACTTGGTTTCACGTATGGACTTGCGATCTGTTCTTGTGCCTTGCAACTTTGGGTGGGAAGGTCCCTTGTCACACATGGAAGAGCTCATGGTGGAGAAATTATAACTGCTCTATTTTCTGTTATATTAAGTGGCCT TGGACTGAATCAAGCAGCTACAaacttttattcttttgaacAAGGCAGAATTGCTGCCTACAGACTATTTGAGATGATAACTCGGTCATCCTCCACTGTTAATCATGATGGGTTAACTCTTCCTTCTGTTCAAGGGAACATAGAGTTTCGAAATGTATATTTTAGCTATTTGTCCCGCCCTGAAATCCCGATTTTGAGTGGGTTTTATCTCACTGTGCCTGCTAAAAAGGCTGTAGCACTTGTTGGCAGAAACGGCTCTGGAAAAAGCAGTATCATACCACTTATGGAGCGATTTTATGACCCTACCTTAG GTGAAGTTCTTTTGGATGGCGAAAATATAAAGAACCTCAAGCTGGAATGGCTAAGAAGCCAAATTGGTTTAGTTACCCAGGAACCTGCTTTACTGAGTCTGAGTATCAAAGATAACATTGCTTATGGACGAAATGCTTCTATTGACCAAATTGAAGAAGCTGCTAAAATAGCACATGCACATACATTTATTAGCTCTCTCGAAAAAGGATATGATACTCAG GTTGGTAGGGCCTCTCTGATGATGACAGAGGAGCAGAAGATTAAACTTTCTGTTGCTAGGGCTGTGCTGTCAAATCCATCTATTCTGCTCCTGGATGAAGTCACTGGTGGACTTGATTTTGAGGCTGAAAGATCTGTTCAGGAAGCTCTGGATGTCCTCATGTTGGGCAgatcaacaataataatagctaGACGGCTAAGTCTTATTAAGAATGCTGATTATATTGCTGTAATGGAGGAAGGTCAACTCGTTGAAATGGGTACACATGAAGAATTAATGAACTTGGAT GGCCTTTATGCAGAACTGCTCAAATGTGAAGAAGCTACTAAACTTCCACGAAG GATGCCAATGAGAACGTACAAGGAAAGCTCAACTTTTCAGGTTGAGAAAGATTCTTCTGCAAGTCGCATCTTTCAAGAACCATCATCCCCAAGAATGGCTAAGTCACCATCTCTCCAGAGAGTTGCTGGCGGTCATATGGTTCGACCTGCTGATGTTAGTTATAGCTCTCAAGAGTCTCCACGAGTTCTTAGTCCACCCCCAGAAGAAATGATGGAAAATGGTGCTTCCATGGAAATGACAGATAGAGAACCAACAATAGAGAGGCAGGATAGTTTTGAAATGAGACTGCCAGAATTACCCAAGATCGATGTTAATTCTGGTCAGCGACAAAAAAGTGCTTCTGATCCTGAATCTCCTGTTTCTCCGCTTTTGACATCCGACCCAAAAAATGAACGTTCTCATTCACAAACCTTTAGTCGACCACTCAGTCAATTTGATGATATTCCTATGACAATGAAAGAAAGCAAGGGTACATCTCTAGAAGAACCATCCCTCTGGAGGCTAGTAGAACTTAGCCTTGCAGAATGGCTTTATGCTGTTCTTGGAAGCACTGGTGCTGCGATCTTTGGTTCTTTTAATCCCATCCTTGCTTATGTTATTGCACTTGTAGTAACAGCGTATTACAGAAAAGATGGACATAAAAATCATACACATGAAGAAATTAACAGGTGGTGCTTAATCATAACTGGCATGGGAATTGTGACGGTGGTTGCTAATTTTTTGCAGCACTTCTACTTTGGTATAATGGGAGAAAAGATGACC GAGCGTGTTCGAAGAATGATGTTTTCAG caatgCTTCGTAATGAAGTTGGATGGTTTGATGAAGAGGAAAATAGTGCTGATAACCTGTCAATGCGATTGGCCAATGATGCTACTTTTGTGAGAGCTGCTTTTAGCAACCGGCTTTCAATATTCATACAAGATAGTGCAGCTGTTATAGTTGCTGTCCTCATTGGGATGTTTCTGCAGTGGCGACTGGCACTCGTGGCCTTGGCTACTTTGCCCATTCTTATGGTTTCTGCCATAGCACAG AAACTATGGCTTGCTGGATTTTCGAAGGGTATCCAGGAGATGCATAGGAAGGCATCTTTGGTCTTGGAGGATGCTGTTCGGAATATCTATACTGTTGTAGCATTTTGTGCTGGTGACAAGGTGATGGAGCTCTACAGAGTACAACTTCGGAAGATTTTCAAGAAAAGCTTTCTCCAAGGCATGGCAATTGGTTTTGCGTTTGGCTTTTCTCAGTTTCTTCTGTTTGCGTGCAATGCTCTCCTTCTTTGGTACACTGCTCTTTGTGTGAAAAGGCGGTACATGTCTCTGGGGACAGCTCTAAAAGAGTACATGGTATTCTCTTTTGCAACATTTGCACTAGTTGAACCTTTTGGTTTGGCCCCGTATATTCTTAAAAGGAGGAAGTCCCTGATATCCGTGTTCGAGATAATTGATCGAACCCCTAAGATTGACCCTGATGATAATTCTGCCCTAAAGCCTGCAAATGTTTATGGAAGCATTGAGTTGAAAAATGTTGACTTTTCGTATCCGACTAGGCCGGAAGTCTTGGTGCTCAGCAATTTCAGTCTCAGAGTTAATGGTGGGCAAACCATAGCAGTGGTTGGTGTTTCAGGGTCGGGAAAGAGCACCATTATATCTTTGATAGAAAGGTTTTATGATCCAGTTGCTGGTCAGATATTACTAGATGGGCGAGATTTGAAATCTTATAATTTGAGATGGTTGAGGAACCACTTAGGTCTTGTTCAGCAGGAGCCCATCATATTCTCGACAACCATCCGAGAAAATATCATATATGCAAGGCATAATGCAAGTGAAGCAGAAATGAAAGAGGCTGCGAGGATAGCAAATGCTCATCATTTTATAAGCAGCTTGCCTCATGGTTACGACACCCATGTAGGTATGAGGGGTGTGGATTTGACTCCTGGACAGAAGCAGAGGATTGCAATTGCTAGAGTTATTTTAAAGAATGCACCCATTTTGTTGTTGGATGAAGCTAGCTCATCAATAGAATCTGAATCGAGCCGGGTAGTT CAAGAAGCTCTAGACACTCTTATTATGGGGAACAAAACAACCATTCTTATTGCACATCGAGCAGCCATGATGAGACATGTTGACAATATAGTTGTACTCAATGGTGGACGAATAGTGGAAGAAGGGACTCATGATACGCTGATGGCAAAGAACAGTTTATATGTACGCTTGATGCAACCTCACTTTGGTAAAGGAATGCGCCAACATAGGCTTATTTAG